A stretch of Malus sylvestris chromosome 11, drMalSylv7.2, whole genome shotgun sequence DNA encodes these proteins:
- the LOC126591551 gene encoding E3 ubiquitin-protein ligase At4g11680-like isoform X1, with protein MDSRYIFQSEPMCQSASAAFSFSSNSPGDDGAAVSLVRTRSSRAPPSFLMRMAMRISRARWFTFLRRVFHYQNGSRSNLGTNPFDNSTWMMLEFMALVVQIGVTTITLAVSKKERPVWPMRVWIVGYDIGCVLNMLVLFGRYRLLYLTQSDGFNLSDLEQQRSNEDSRTTHLMNRCRTSLELFFAVWFVMGNVWVFDSRFSSFTVAPKLHVLCISLLAWNAISYSFPFLLFVLLCCCVPLISSLLGYNMNMGSVDKGASDDQISQLPSWRYEEVNTKIELRNDCDSGSLNEDPDCCICLAKYRDKEEVRRLPCSHMFHLNCVDHWLRIISCCPLCKQELQR; from the exons ATGGATAGCCGTTACATTTTTCAATCAGAACCCATGTGCCAATCTGCTTCCGCTGCATTTTCATTTTCCTCAAATTCTCCGGGAGATGATGGTGCGGCAGTTAGTTTGGTCAGGACAAGGTCCTCTAGAgctcctccttccttcttaaTGAGAATGGCTATGAGAATATCTAGAGCAAGGTGGTTCACCTTCTTGAGAAGAGTCTTCCACTACCAAAATGGTTCGAGGTCCAATCTTGGAACAAATCCTTTCGATAACAGCACTTGGATGATGCTGGAATTCATGGCTTTGGTTGTTCAAATAGGCGTGACCACGATTACCTTGGCTGTTTCGAAGAAGGAGAGGCCGGTTTGGCCTATGAGAGTTTGGATTGTTGGGTATGATATTGGTTGTGTTCTCAATATGTTGGTGCTCTTTGGGCGTTACAGGCTACTTTATCTGACTCAAAGTGATGGTTTCAACCTCTCCGATTTGGAACAGCAGAGAAGCAATGAAGATTCCAG GACCACACATTTGATGAACAGGTGTAGAACCTCACTCGAGCTCTTCTTTGCCGTATGGTTTGTGATGGGTAATGTTTGGGTCTTCGATTCTCGCTTTAGTTCGTTTACTGTAGCCCCGAAACTCCATGTGCTCTGCATCTCTCTGCTTGCTTGGAATGCCATTAGCTACTCCTTTCCCTTCCTGCTGTTTGTGCTGCTATGTTGCTGTGTACCCCTAATTAGCAGCCTCCTTGGATACAACATGAACATGGGATCCGTCGATAAAGGGGCTTCTGATGACCAAATTTCTCAGCTTCCCAGCTGGAGATACGAAGAAGTTAACACCAAAATAGAGCTCAGAAATGATTGCGATTCAGGATCCCTAAATGAAGATCCA GATTGCTGCATTTGCCTGGCAAAATACCGAGACAAGGAAGAAGTACGGCGGTTGCCATGTTCCCATATGTTTCACCTCAATTGCGTCGATCATTGGCTCAGAATAATATCTTGCTGTCCTCTTTGTAAGCAAGAACTGCAGAGATAG
- the LOC126591551 gene encoding E3 ubiquitin-protein ligase At4g11680-like isoform X2, translated as MDSRYIFQSEPMCQSASAAFSFSSNSPGDDGAAVSLVRTRSSRAPPSFLMRMAMRISRARWFTFLRRVFHYQNGSRSNLGTNPFDNSTWMMLEFMALVVQIGVTTITLAVSKKERPVWPMRVWIVGYDIGCVLNMLVLFGRYRLLYLTQSDGFNLSDLEQQRSNEDSRCRTSLELFFAVWFVMGNVWVFDSRFSSFTVAPKLHVLCISLLAWNAISYSFPFLLFVLLCCCVPLISSLLGYNMNMGSVDKGASDDQISQLPSWRYEEVNTKIELRNDCDSGSLNEDPDCCICLAKYRDKEEVRRLPCSHMFHLNCVDHWLRIISCCPLCKQELQR; from the exons ATGGATAGCCGTTACATTTTTCAATCAGAACCCATGTGCCAATCTGCTTCCGCTGCATTTTCATTTTCCTCAAATTCTCCGGGAGATGATGGTGCGGCAGTTAGTTTGGTCAGGACAAGGTCCTCTAGAgctcctccttccttcttaaTGAGAATGGCTATGAGAATATCTAGAGCAAGGTGGTTCACCTTCTTGAGAAGAGTCTTCCACTACCAAAATGGTTCGAGGTCCAATCTTGGAACAAATCCTTTCGATAACAGCACTTGGATGATGCTGGAATTCATGGCTTTGGTTGTTCAAATAGGCGTGACCACGATTACCTTGGCTGTTTCGAAGAAGGAGAGGCCGGTTTGGCCTATGAGAGTTTGGATTGTTGGGTATGATATTGGTTGTGTTCTCAATATGTTGGTGCTCTTTGGGCGTTACAGGCTACTTTATCTGACTCAAAGTGATGGTTTCAACCTCTCCGATTTGGAACAGCAGAGAAGCAATGAAGATTCCAG GTGTAGAACCTCACTCGAGCTCTTCTTTGCCGTATGGTTTGTGATGGGTAATGTTTGGGTCTTCGATTCTCGCTTTAGTTCGTTTACTGTAGCCCCGAAACTCCATGTGCTCTGCATCTCTCTGCTTGCTTGGAATGCCATTAGCTACTCCTTTCCCTTCCTGCTGTTTGTGCTGCTATGTTGCTGTGTACCCCTAATTAGCAGCCTCCTTGGATACAACATGAACATGGGATCCGTCGATAAAGGGGCTTCTGATGACCAAATTTCTCAGCTTCCCAGCTGGAGATACGAAGAAGTTAACACCAAAATAGAGCTCAGAAATGATTGCGATTCAGGATCCCTAAATGAAGATCCA GATTGCTGCATTTGCCTGGCAAAATACCGAGACAAGGAAGAAGTACGGCGGTTGCCATGTTCCCATATGTTTCACCTCAATTGCGTCGATCATTGGCTCAGAATAATATCTTGCTGTCCTCTTTGTAAGCAAGAACTGCAGAGATAG